A genomic region of Vicinamibacterales bacterium contains the following coding sequences:
- a CDS encoding FAD binding domain-containing protein: MKPFTYVNPANEKEAVAALLPEHEKALPLAGGQDLLARLKDYVTQPDRIVNVKNALDSTVVANNGGLKIGAAMRMVDVAEHADIGRLYPAVAAAAIEVGTPQIRNQGTVGGNLNQRPRCWYFRNEEFVCFKKGGNTCFSPAGENQFHAIFGGGPTYIVHPSSLAVPFVAYGATFRVLGPKGERLVPAAEYFTMPSLQNIQRENVLQPDELLTHVMLPAPGSVKSGHYEVRYKASHDWPIAFATVLLTMSGSTVQGARVVMGAVAPVPWRSQAAEQALAGKTITPEVAVAAADAALRGATPLSQNAYKIQVAKTAVERAILHAAGLPIV, from the coding sequence GTGAAACCATTTACGTACGTCAACCCGGCGAACGAGAAAGAAGCGGTTGCGGCGCTTCTGCCGGAACACGAAAAAGCGCTGCCGCTTGCCGGCGGCCAGGATCTGCTGGCGCGGCTGAAGGACTACGTCACGCAGCCGGATCGCATCGTCAACGTCAAGAACGCGCTCGACTCGACGGTGGTCGCCAACAACGGCGGGCTCAAGATCGGCGCGGCGATGAGGATGGTCGACGTCGCCGAGCACGCCGACATCGGCCGGCTGTATCCGGCGGTCGCGGCGGCGGCGATTGAAGTCGGCACGCCGCAGATCCGCAACCAGGGCACCGTCGGCGGCAACCTGAATCAGCGCCCGCGCTGCTGGTACTTCAGGAACGAGGAGTTCGTCTGCTTCAAGAAGGGGGGCAACACCTGCTTCTCGCCGGCGGGGGAGAACCAGTTCCACGCCATTTTCGGCGGCGGGCCAACCTACATCGTGCACCCATCCAGCCTCGCCGTGCCGTTCGTGGCGTACGGCGCGACGTTCCGCGTGCTGGGCCCGAAGGGGGAGCGCCTGGTGCCGGCGGCCGAATACTTCACGATGCCGTCGTTGCAGAACATTCAGCGCGAAAACGTGCTGCAGCCAGACGAGCTGCTGACCCACGTGATGCTGCCGGCGCCAGGCAGCGTCAAGAGCGGCCACTATGAAGTCCGCTATAAGGCGTCGCACGACTGGCCGATCGCGTTCGCGACCGTGCTGCTGACGATGAGCGGATCGACGGTGCAGGGCGCACGGGTCGTGATGGGCGCGGTGGCGCCGGTGCCGTGGCGGTCGCAGGCCGCGGAGCAGGCGCTCGCCGGCAAGACGATCACGCCGGAGGTCGCCGTCGCGGCGGCCGACGCGGCGCTGCGCGGCGCGACCCCGCTCAGCCAGAACGCCTACAAAATTCAAGTCGCCAAGACAGCCGTCGAGCGCGCGATCCTGCACGCCGCCGGCTTGCCGATCGTGTGA
- a CDS encoding DUF1326 domain-containing protein, with amino-acid sequence MKKTILSVAALSSLMFAPLAAKPASVTGTYVEARTAEVFAGACVMNGEAATTGREALLAWKVDKGQLNGVSLDGLAVVAALAADNNLGIHEIGGEPTVARAALYIDARATPAQRKALVSMVRSLSGNLIGSVVQESVAPIAFVDSGHEISVSTDSVRLAVQKHLSHEASCGNKQWFNPLTAVDHAEMGTTDENAFSGPALCTKWSDPNKRSSFFGTFAY; translated from the coding sequence ATGAAGAAGACCATCCTTTCTGTCGCAGCCCTCTCGAGCCTGATGTTCGCGCCGCTCGCCGCCAAACCGGCGTCGGTCACCGGCACCTACGTCGAAGCACGGACGGCGGAGGTGTTCGCCGGCGCGTGCGTCATGAACGGCGAAGCGGCCACTACGGGACGCGAAGCGCTGCTGGCCTGGAAGGTCGACAAGGGGCAGCTGAACGGCGTCTCGCTCGACGGCCTCGCGGTCGTCGCGGCGCTGGCGGCCGACAACAACCTCGGCATCCATGAGATCGGCGGCGAGCCGACTGTTGCGCGGGCCGCGCTCTATATCGACGCCCGTGCGACGCCGGCGCAGCGCAAGGCGCTCGTGTCGATGGTGCGGTCCCTCTCAGGGAACCTGATCGGCAGCGTCGTCCAGGAGAGCGTGGCGCCGATTGCGTTCGTCGACAGCGGCCACGAAATCAGCGTGTCGACCGACTCGGTCCGCCTGGCGGTGCAGAAGCACCTCAGCCACGAGGCAAGCTGCGGCAACAAGCAGTGGTTCAATCCGCTGACGGCCGTCGATCATGCCGAGATGGGCACCACCGACGAGAACGCGTTCAGCGGCCCCGCGCTCTGCACGAAGTGGAGCGACCCCAACAAGCGCTCCTCGTTCTTCGGGACGTTCGCGTACTAG
- a CDS encoding aminotransferase class I/II-fold pyridoxal phosphate-dependent enzyme, with protein MHAIGRFGTRVVPGLSRIFQDCRDRKQLVQGPHIEAFEQEFAQFLGGGHVKTCSTEYGRMALYFILKALDFPAGSEIVVPAFTFWVVPEIARAAGLTPVFADVDPTTFTLSPQAAEKAITPKTVAILPTHLYGLACDMDPILDIARRHNLKVVEDCAHSLGATYKGQMVGTQGDGSFFSFQAFKPLNTYGGGLSWVRDAGVAKKVAEFADAEQWPDEKRVESILSSGKWQHTFIRPKVFTYSLYPIWLFASYTGGKPEERLWEGVRPLTPLPDKYRGRFTNVQAAMGRAGLKQLPEFIERTRRHARMLDGILGDTPGVTIPTTPEGRTHVYYQYCPYVPEPATIVKRCIRRGVDVAPMHVDVCTRMELFDWKGAAMPGADQASTAVQVPVYESLSDREIERVGRLVRDQVRKLGQAPISRAS; from the coding sequence ATGCACGCAATCGGACGGTTCGGCACCAGGGTGGTGCCGGGATTGAGCAGGATCTTCCAGGACTGCCGCGACAGAAAGCAGCTCGTGCAGGGGCCGCACATCGAGGCCTTCGAACAGGAGTTCGCGCAGTTCCTCGGCGGCGGACACGTGAAGACGTGCTCGACCGAGTACGGGCGGATGGCGCTCTACTTCATCCTCAAGGCGCTCGACTTCCCCGCCGGCTCCGAAATCGTGGTTCCCGCCTTCACGTTCTGGGTGGTTCCGGAGATCGCGCGCGCCGCCGGGCTGACGCCGGTGTTCGCCGACGTCGATCCGACGACGTTCACGCTCTCGCCACAGGCCGCCGAAAAGGCGATCACGCCGAAGACCGTAGCGATACTCCCGACGCACTTGTACGGGCTCGCCTGCGATATGGATCCGATCCTCGACATCGCCAGGCGCCATAACCTGAAGGTCGTCGAGGACTGCGCGCACTCGCTCGGCGCGACCTACAAAGGCCAGATGGTCGGCACCCAGGGGGACGGCAGCTTCTTCAGCTTCCAGGCGTTCAAGCCGCTCAACACCTACGGCGGAGGCCTGTCCTGGGTGCGCGACGCCGGCGTCGCGAAAAAGGTCGCCGAGTTCGCCGACGCCGAGCAGTGGCCGGACGAGAAGCGCGTCGAGAGCATCCTGTCGTCGGGCAAGTGGCAGCACACGTTCATCCGCCCGAAGGTGTTCACCTATTCGCTCTATCCGATCTGGCTCTTCGCCTCTTACACGGGCGGCAAGCCCGAAGAGCGCCTGTGGGAAGGCGTCCGCCCGCTCACTCCGCTCCCGGACAAATACCGCGGCCGCTTCACCAACGTGCAGGCGGCAATGGGACGCGCCGGGCTGAAGCAACTGCCCGAGTTCATCGAGCGTACCCGCCGGCACGCGCGCATGCTCGACGGGATTCTCGGCGACACGCCGGGCGTCACCATCCCGACGACTCCGGAGGGACGGACGCACGTCTATTACCAGTACTGCCCCTACGTGCCGGAGCCGGCGACGATCGTGAAGCGCTGCATCCGCCGCGGCGTCGACGTCGCGCCGATGCACGTCGACGTGTGCACGAGGATGGAACTGTTCGACTGGAAGGGGGCGGCGATGCCGGGGGCCGACCAGGCGTCGACGGCCGTGCAGGTGCCGGTCTACGAGTCGCTCTCCGACCGAGAAATCGAGCGCGTCGGGCGCCTGGTGCGCGATCAGGTGAGGAAACTCGGCCAGGCGCCGATATCGAGAGCGTCCTGA